In a genomic window of Apteryx mantelli isolate bAptMan1 chromosome 2, bAptMan1.hap1, whole genome shotgun sequence:
- the MRS2 gene encoding magnesium transporter MRS2 homolog, mitochondrial isoform X1, protein MLRAALLPRALGRRCCCALRGCWGRPRAALGPPPGGGRLAALPPPPCARGLRWAGRLDQHGTTEASHATLASVSPVFAVMKFDKEGNTSYFEKKKTELYQELGLQARDLRFQHLMSITTRNNRIIMRMEFLKAVITPEFLLILDYRNLNLEHWLFNELASQLAGEGQLVTYSLPFEFRAIEAILQYWISKLQGRLNTLQPQILETLEALVDPKLLSVDRSKLHILLQNGKSLSELETDLKVFKETILEILDEEELIEELCLTKWTDPRVFEESTSGIDHAEEMELLLENYYRQAEDLANEARELRVLIDDSESIIFINLDSHRNVMMRLNLQLTMGTFSLSLFGLIGVAFGMNLESSLEEDPRIFWLVTGIMFLGSGLIWRRLLSFLGRHLEPSLPPHVPAILKKTQPAAGRMEIKGELKAETFGLSRSTLTNH, encoded by the exons ATGCTGCGCGCTGCGCTGCTGCCGCGCGCGCtgggccgccgctgctgctgcgcgcTCCGCGGCTGCTGGGGCCGCCCGCGGGCCGcgctggggccgccgccgggcgggggccggctcgcggcgctgccgccgccgccgtgcgccCGGGGACTGCGCTGGGCGG GGAGGCTTGACCAGCATGGCACAACAGAGGCCTCTCACGCCACCTTAGCTAGCGTTTCTCCTGTGTTTGCCGTG ATGAAGTTTGACAAAGAAGGAAATACTAGTTATTTTG aaaaaaagaaaacagaattgtaCCAGGAATTGGGTCTTCAAGCTCGAGATCTAAGATTTCAACACCTGATGAGCATTACAACTAGGAACAACAGGATCATCATGAGAATGGAG TTCTTGAAGGCTGTCATAACACCAGAGTTTCTTCTGATATTAGATTATCGTAATTTAAATCTGGAACACTGGCTCTTCAACGAACTAGCATCTCAACTAGCTGGGGAAGGTCAACTAGTTACATATTCCTTGCCCTTTGAATTCCGAGCCATAGAGGCAATCCTGCAGTACTGG ATCAGCAAACTGCAGGGGAGACTTAACACTTTGCAGCCTCAGATCCTTGAGACTCTGGAAGCTCTAGTGGACCCCAAGCTTTTGTCTGTGGATAGGAGTAAACTACACATTCTCCTGCAAAATGGCAAGAG CTTATCAGAACTGGAAACAGATCTTAAAGTTTTCAAAGAAACAATTCTGGAGATCTTAGATGAAGAAGAATTAATAGAAGAGCTCTGTCTAACTAAATGGACTGATCCACGAGTATT CGAGGAGAGCACATCTGGGATTGACCATGCAGAGgaaatggagctgctgctggagaactATTACAGACAAGCAGAAGATCTTGCAAATGAAGCTCGTGAACTCAGAGTATTGATTGATGACTCGGAAAGCATAATCTTTATCAACCTGGACAG CCACCGTAACGTGATGATGAGGCTGAACTTGCAGCTGACCATGGgaactttctctctttccctctttggaCTAATAGGAGTTGCATTTGGTATGAACTTGGAGTCATCTCTTGAAGAA GACCCCAGAATATTTTGGCTAGTGACTGGGATTATGTTTCTGGGAAGTGGTTTGATATGGCGGCGCTTGCTTTCATTCCTTGGGCGGCACCTGGAACCTTCACTACCTCCTCAC GTTCCTGCAATTTTGAAAAAGACCCAACCAGCAGCTGGAAGAATGGAGATAAAGGGAGAACTTAAAGCAGAAACATTTGGGCTGAGCAGAAGCACACTGACAAACCACTAG
- the MRS2 gene encoding magnesium transporter MRS2 homolog, mitochondrial isoform X2: MKFDKEGNTSYFEKKKTELYQELGLQARDLRFQHLMSITTRNNRIIMRMEFLKAVITPEFLLILDYRNLNLEHWLFNELASQLAGEGQLVTYSLPFEFRAIEAILQYWISKLQGRLNTLQPQILETLEALVDPKLLSVDRSKLHILLQNGKSLSELETDLKVFKETILEILDEEELIEELCLTKWTDPRVFEESTSGIDHAEEMELLLENYYRQAEDLANEARELRVLIDDSESIIFINLDSHRNVMMRLNLQLTMGTFSLSLFGLIGVAFGMNLESSLEEDPRIFWLVTGIMFLGSGLIWRRLLSFLGRHLEPSLPPHVPAILKKTQPAAGRMEIKGELKAETFGLSRSTLTNH, encoded by the exons ATGAAGTTTGACAAAGAAGGAAATACTAGTTATTTTG aaaaaaagaaaacagaattgtaCCAGGAATTGGGTCTTCAAGCTCGAGATCTAAGATTTCAACACCTGATGAGCATTACAACTAGGAACAACAGGATCATCATGAGAATGGAG TTCTTGAAGGCTGTCATAACACCAGAGTTTCTTCTGATATTAGATTATCGTAATTTAAATCTGGAACACTGGCTCTTCAACGAACTAGCATCTCAACTAGCTGGGGAAGGTCAACTAGTTACATATTCCTTGCCCTTTGAATTCCGAGCCATAGAGGCAATCCTGCAGTACTGG ATCAGCAAACTGCAGGGGAGACTTAACACTTTGCAGCCTCAGATCCTTGAGACTCTGGAAGCTCTAGTGGACCCCAAGCTTTTGTCTGTGGATAGGAGTAAACTACACATTCTCCTGCAAAATGGCAAGAG CTTATCAGAACTGGAAACAGATCTTAAAGTTTTCAAAGAAACAATTCTGGAGATCTTAGATGAAGAAGAATTAATAGAAGAGCTCTGTCTAACTAAATGGACTGATCCACGAGTATT CGAGGAGAGCACATCTGGGATTGACCATGCAGAGgaaatggagctgctgctggagaactATTACAGACAAGCAGAAGATCTTGCAAATGAAGCTCGTGAACTCAGAGTATTGATTGATGACTCGGAAAGCATAATCTTTATCAACCTGGACAG CCACCGTAACGTGATGATGAGGCTGAACTTGCAGCTGACCATGGgaactttctctctttccctctttggaCTAATAGGAGTTGCATTTGGTATGAACTTGGAGTCATCTCTTGAAGAA GACCCCAGAATATTTTGGCTAGTGACTGGGATTATGTTTCTGGGAAGTGGTTTGATATGGCGGCGCTTGCTTTCATTCCTTGGGCGGCACCTGGAACCTTCACTACCTCCTCAC GTTCCTGCAATTTTGAAAAAGACCCAACCAGCAGCTGGAAGAATGGAGATAAAGGGAGAACTTAAAGCAGAAACATTTGGGCTGAGCAGAAGCACACTGACAAACCACTAG